One region of Balaenoptera ricei isolate mBalRic1 chromosome 5, mBalRic1.hap2, whole genome shotgun sequence genomic DNA includes:
- the CCNI gene encoding cyclin-I isoform X2: MTPRHHCEAYSSAGEEEEEEEEEEKNVSPSQRDEVIQWLAKLKYQFNLYPETFALASSLLDRFLATVKAHPKYLSCIAISCFFLAAKTVEEDERIPVLKVLARDSFCGCSSSEILRMERIILDKLNWDLHTATPLDFLHIFHAIAVSTRPQLLFSLPKLSPSQHLAVLTKQLLHCMACSQLLQFKGSMLALAMVSLEMEKLIPDWLPLTIELLQKAQMDSSQLIHCRELVARHLSTLQSSLPLNSVYVYRPLKHTLVTCDKGVFRLQPSSAPGPDFSKDNSKPEVPVRGTAAFCHHLPAANGCKHTSAKRKVEEMEVDDFYDGIKRLYNEDNASENVGSVCGTDLSRQEGHTSPCPPLQPVSVM, encoded by the exons ATGACCCCTCGTCACCACTGTGAGGCCTACAGCTCTgccggggaggaggaggaggaggaggaagaggaggagaag AATGTTTCTCCAtcccagagagatgaagtgattCAGTGGCTGGCCAAACTCAAGTACCAATTCAACCTTTACCCAGAAACATTTGCTCTGGCTAGCAGTCTTTTGGACAGGTTCTTAGCTACTGTAaag GCCCACCCAAAATACCTGAGTTGTATTGCAATCAGCTGCTTTTTCCTAGCTGCCAAGACTGTTGAGGAAGACGag AGAATACCAGTACTGAAGGTGTTGGCAAGAGATAGTTTCTGTGGATGTTCTTCGTCTGAAATTCTGAGGATGGAGAGAATTATTCTGGATAAGTTGAATTGGGATCTTCACACAGCCACACCATTGGATTTTCTTCACATT ttccaTGCCATTGCAGTGTCAACTAGGCCTCAGTTACTTTTTAGTTTGCCCAAACTGAGCCCATCTCAACATTTGGCAGTCCTTACCAAGCAATTACTTCACTGTATGGCCTGCAGCCAACTTCTGCAATTCAAAGGATCCATGCTTGCGCTGGCCATGGTTAGTTTGGAAATGGAGAAACTCATTCCTGATTGGCTTCCTCTTACAATTGAACTGCTTCAGAAAGCACAG ATGGATAGCTCCCAGTTGATCCACTGTCGGGAGCTTGTGGCACGTCACCTTTCTACTCTGCAGTCTTCCCTGCCTCTAAATTCCGTTTATGTCTACCGTCCCCTCAAGCACACCCTGGTGACCTGTGACAAAGGAGTGTTCAGATTACAACCCTCCTCTGCCCCAGGCCCAGATTTCTCCAAGGACAACAGCAAACCAGAAGTGCCAGTCAGAGGTACAGCAGCCTTCTGCCATCATCTCCCAGCTGCCAATGGGTGCAAGCATACCTCTGCTAAACGCAAAGTAGAGGAAATGGAAGTGGACGACTTCTATGATGGGATCAAACGGCTCTATAATGAAGATAATGCTTCAGAAAATGTGGGTTCTGTGTGTGGCACTGATTTATCAAGGCAAGAGGGACATACTTCCCCTTGTCCACCTTTGCAGCCTGTTTCTGTCATGTAG
- the CCNI gene encoding cyclin-I isoform X1 produces the protein MKFPGPLENQRLSFLLEKAISREAQMWKVNVLKMPTNQNVSPSQRDEVIQWLAKLKYQFNLYPETFALASSLLDRFLATVKAHPKYLSCIAISCFFLAAKTVEEDERIPVLKVLARDSFCGCSSSEILRMERIILDKLNWDLHTATPLDFLHIFHAIAVSTRPQLLFSLPKLSPSQHLAVLTKQLLHCMACSQLLQFKGSMLALAMVSLEMEKLIPDWLPLTIELLQKAQMDSSQLIHCRELVARHLSTLQSSLPLNSVYVYRPLKHTLVTCDKGVFRLQPSSAPGPDFSKDNSKPEVPVRGTAAFCHHLPAANGCKHTSAKRKVEEMEVDDFYDGIKRLYNEDNASENVGSVCGTDLSRQEGHTSPCPPLQPVSVM, from the exons ATGAAGTTTCCAGGGCCTTTGGAAAACCAGAGATTGTCTTTCCTGTTGGAAAAGGCAATCTCCCGGGAAGCCCAGATGTGGAAAGTGAATGTGCTGAAAATGCCTACAAATCAG AATGTTTCTCCAtcccagagagatgaagtgattCAGTGGCTGGCCAAACTCAAGTACCAATTCAACCTTTACCCAGAAACATTTGCTCTGGCTAGCAGTCTTTTGGACAGGTTCTTAGCTACTGTAaag GCCCACCCAAAATACCTGAGTTGTATTGCAATCAGCTGCTTTTTCCTAGCTGCCAAGACTGTTGAGGAAGACGag AGAATACCAGTACTGAAGGTGTTGGCAAGAGATAGTTTCTGTGGATGTTCTTCGTCTGAAATTCTGAGGATGGAGAGAATTATTCTGGATAAGTTGAATTGGGATCTTCACACAGCCACACCATTGGATTTTCTTCACATT ttccaTGCCATTGCAGTGTCAACTAGGCCTCAGTTACTTTTTAGTTTGCCCAAACTGAGCCCATCTCAACATTTGGCAGTCCTTACCAAGCAATTACTTCACTGTATGGCCTGCAGCCAACTTCTGCAATTCAAAGGATCCATGCTTGCGCTGGCCATGGTTAGTTTGGAAATGGAGAAACTCATTCCTGATTGGCTTCCTCTTACAATTGAACTGCTTCAGAAAGCACAG ATGGATAGCTCCCAGTTGATCCACTGTCGGGAGCTTGTGGCACGTCACCTTTCTACTCTGCAGTCTTCCCTGCCTCTAAATTCCGTTTATGTCTACCGTCCCCTCAAGCACACCCTGGTGACCTGTGACAAAGGAGTGTTCAGATTACAACCCTCCTCTGCCCCAGGCCCAGATTTCTCCAAGGACAACAGCAAACCAGAAGTGCCAGTCAGAGGTACAGCAGCCTTCTGCCATCATCTCCCAGCTGCCAATGGGTGCAAGCATACCTCTGCTAAACGCAAAGTAGAGGAAATGGAAGTGGACGACTTCTATGATGGGATCAAACGGCTCTATAATGAAGATAATGCTTCAGAAAATGTGGGTTCTGTGTGTGGCACTGATTTATCAAGGCAAGAGGGACATACTTCCCCTTGTCCACCTTTGCAGCCTGTTTCTGTCATGTAG